The following is a genomic window from Nitrospira sp..
AATGGAAATATGCACGGCAACGATCAAGGGAGGCCCGGCATCGAGATGAGCCTACGGACACGATTGTTCAATATCTATTGGACGATGCGAAGCGCCATCGCACCGACGCTCAGATACTCTCAGTACTGGTATGAGGAAGCCTTGAAGCGGTATGTCACCCCGTCGGTTGAGTGGGTGGAGATCGGGTGCGGTCATTCCATTCTCCCGAGTTGGCGGGCGAACGAAGAACGGCAGCTCGTCAAAACGTGCAAGGCGATCTTCGGTATCGATTATGACCTCCCTTCACTGAAAGCGCATCCGACGATTACCAAGAAGCTGCGCGGCGATGTGACCAAGTTGCCGTTCAGGAGCGAAGCCTTCGACCTGGTGACCGCCAATATGGTCGTTGAACATCTCGACAAGCCGGACGAACAGTTCCGTGAAATCAGTCGAATCCTCAAGCCGAAAGGGGTATTCCTGTTTCATACTCCCAATGCCTATGGGTACGGCGTTATTCTGTCCAAATTCGTCCCGGAATGGCTCAAAGGCAAACTCATCCATCTCTTGGAAGGGCGACAGGAGCATGACGTATTTCAGACTCATTACAAGGCAAATACTGAAGTGCAAGTCAAAGCGCTCGCGCAAGCCAACGGCTTCGAGGTGCTGCAGCTTGATCTGATCGCCACCGATGCCATCTTTGCCATGCTTCCACCGCTGGCCGCCGTGGAGTTGTTGTGGATTCGGCTGCTCATGACCCAGCCGTTTCGATCCTTCCGAACCAATATGATTGTGGCGCTGAGGAAGGTGGTTTGACGGTGATCCAAACGCGGCATTCATTGGAGTACGCCGTTCGATCGAGGCCTTCCGAGATATGGTAAGTGCAAAGCGACATCCCTTTATCCCGGCGGAAAACTCGCCTCGCTTAGCGGTCAGGCGGCCGGTACCTCAGGAGTCCAAAATCGGATTCTACCTGGTGATGCTGGCCATGCTGTTTGAGTTCGGCCGGCCGCAAGACTTTTTCCCGCCGCTTAAAATCATTCCGTTTCCCACTCTTCTGGATACTTCCTTGGCTTTGGCAGTATTTGTATCGGGCAAGGCGAGTTTTGCGAACATGCAAACCAAGCTTTGGATGGGTTTGCTGGTCTTCATGGCGCTCTGGGTGCCATTCGCGAGAAATAACTATCACGCGTTGATGCTTTTGAAGGACATGACACTGTATTTCTTCTTTTATTTGGGTGTCATTACGTTCATCAACAGCACCAACCGCATGCACAAACTCATTTTCATGTGGCTGGGTGTGCACACCGTGCTTGCAATCAATGGAATGTTACATCAGGGGCGTGGCGTGGGAGGCTGGCTGGGAGACGAGAATGATTTCGGGATGGAAATGAATGTGGCTGTTCCAGTCGCATTTTTTATGTATCAAAACGCGAAGGATGCGCGAGGAAAAATTCTTTACCTGAGCTTATTGGGCCTCTTCATCTTGTCCCTGGTTTCCACCTCCTCGCGAGGTGGATTTCTAGGTTTGTTGGCGGTGAGTGCATATTGCTGGGTCTATTCTCCCAGGAAAATTATGTCACTGATTGTGGGAGTGTGCCTTGCTGGTCTTGTGCTCGTTGCGGCTCCCGATGAGTACTGGGACCGCATCAGCACCATTACCGAAGAGAAAACCATGGATGAAGGAACAGCGGGGCAGCGAATGTTCACCTGGGGGATTGGGTGGGAGATGTTCCTGGGGAATCCTGTCTTCGGGGTTGGCCAAGGTAATTTTCCATGGACGATCGGCGAGTACATGGGAGGGCGAACATGGCAAACAAAATCGTTGGCTGGCCGTCAGGCACACTCTCTATATTTTACATTGTTGCCTGAGTTGGGTCTGGTGGGAGCGTTGATTTTTGGGTCAATGGTGTATTTCAACTACAGGGATTTGAGGTTAAGAGAATTCTTCCAACATACGTCGCGCGGAGTTACAAAGAGGGCTGACGGGAGGGGGGATGTGGAAATCTCGCGGGCAGCCATGTTCGGCAATGCCATTCTGGGCGGCATGATCGGCTATCTCGTGACCAGCACCTTCATCTCAACCCTCTATTATCCGACCTTCTGGATTATGATGGCGCTTGCAGTGGCGCTGCGGAATACTACACAGACCTATGCGGCGAGCTCGCCTGATGCAGCAGCAGGCGTTACTCCTCGGGTTGCTCCTTGGATGAGGCCACGTCCGGCGAGGTAAGGGTATGGATGTGGAAATGACTGCGGGTAACCGTCGCTTCGGCAGTCGTTCCTCAAGTTTTCTTGTCCAACTGGTGGCCTTAAAGGTTAGTGTATGGTTGTGCGAAACAGCACAGATTCCTTCCTGAACTTGCACGTTTCGGTGCTGACATGAGGGACGCATGGCGCAGGTAGAGTCAGTGCGAACTATACTCTATCTATCAACGAGCAGTGGTCCCGGTGGTGCCGAACGTGTCATCAGTAATCTGGCCGCGTCGTTGGATTCAGAGCGGTATCGAGCCATTCTCTGCTTGTTTCGTCCCGGGTGGATTCAAGAACGAAGTGAGAGCCGCGGCATACGCACGTACGTCATTCCGACCGACGGTATGATGGATTGGCGCTGGGTGCTCTGTTTCAAGCGATTGCTGCAGGACGAAAAAGTCGATTTGATTCATGCGCATGAATTTGACGCCAATGTGCAAGGAACCTTTGTCGCGGCCATGACCGGGATTCCTCTCGTTGCAACCGTCCATGGGAAAAATTATTTTTGGGAGAGGCTGAGACGTCGTCTCGCCTATCGGTGGGTTAACCGAGAGGCAACCATGGTTGCCGTGTCCGAAAATCTTAAGCAGTTCATCGTTGAGAAGGTTGGGGCGTCTCCGGATCGAATCAAGGTGATCTATAACGGGGTTGATGCGTTGCCGAATTACGAACAGACTGACGTGGATCGATGTAGAGAAGAATTGGGCATACCGAAAACCGACTATATCGTGGGCGTGGTGGGAAATCTGTATCCGGTAAAGGGGCATCAGTACCTGATCGATGGCATTCCTTTGATTTTAGAAAAAACTCCTAACACCTCGTTTCTGTTTGCCGGAAGAGGCCAGCTCGAATCCCAATTGAAAGAGCAGGTGTATCGGCTAGGATTGGACAAACGAGTGCACTTTCTTGGTCTGCGACAGGATATATCAAGAATTCTCGCCATGCTCGATGTGTTTGTGCTGCCGTCGCTCTCCGAGGGTCTTTCGAT
Proteins encoded in this region:
- a CDS encoding O-antigen polymerase, with the translated sequence MVSAKRHPFIPAENSPRLAVRRPVPQESKIGFYLVMLAMLFEFGRPQDFFPPLKIIPFPTLLDTSLALAVFVSGKASFANMQTKLWMGLLVFMALWVPFARNNYHALMLLKDMTLYFFFYLGVITFINSTNRMHKLIFMWLGVHTVLAINGMLHQGRGVGGWLGDENDFGMEMNVAVPVAFFMYQNAKDARGKILYLSLLGLFILSLVSTSSRGGFLGLLAVSAYCWVYSPRKIMSLIVGVCLAGLVLVAAPDEYWDRISTITEEKTMDEGTAGQRMFTWGIGWEMFLGNPVFGVGQGNFPWTIGEYMGGRTWQTKSLAGRQAHSLYFTLLPELGLVGALIFGSMVYFNYRDLRLREFFQHTSRGVTKRADGRGDVEISRAAMFGNAILGGMIGYLVTSTFISTLYYPTFWIMMALAVALRNTTQTYAASSPDAAAGVTPRVAPWMRPRPAR
- a CDS encoding Glycosyltransferase, with amino-acid sequence MAQVESVRTILYLSTSSGPGGAERVISNLAASLDSERYRAILCLFRPGWIQERSESRGIRTYVIPTDGMMDWRWVLCFKRLLQDEKVDLIHAHEFDANVQGTFVAAMTGIPLVATVHGKNYFWERLRRRLAYRWVNREATMVAVSENLKQFIVEKVGASPDRIKVIYNGVDALPNYEQTDVDRCREELGIPKTDYIVGVVGNLYPVKGHQYLIDGIPLILEKTPNTSFLFAGRGQLESQLKEQVYRLGLDKRVHFLGLRQDISRILAMLDVFVLPSLSEGLSMAILEAMIAGKPVVATQVGGNPELVLAGETGYLVPPQDSRALALSLTTLLLNREQALQFGAKGKNRAEGQFSLRTMVQAYQSLYEERLDSHS